In Dyadobacter subterraneus, a single genomic region encodes these proteins:
- a CDS encoding ABC-F family ATP-binding cassette domain-containing protein: MITVENLAVEFSGSVLFSEVSFVINPTDKIALMGKNGAGKSTMMKIIAGEQKANRGHVRAPKDAVIAYLPQHLLTEDNCTVFEEAAKAFKQVFEMRAEMEKLNLALETRTDYDSDEYMAIIEQVTEIGEKYYQLEEVNYDAEVEKALKGLGFRPEDFQRQTKEFSGGWRMRIELAKILLQKPDLILLDEPTNHIDIESVMWLEDFLVNKANAVMVISHDRAFIDNITNRTIEVTMGRIFDYKANYSHYLVLREERRSHQIKAYQEQQKMIADNMQFIERFRGTYSKTNQVSSRERMLEKLEIIEIDEIDNSALKLRFPPSPRSGDYPVTVKDVSKSYGDHVVFKNASMTISRGEKVSFVGRNGEGKSTMIKAIMGQIDVDGTCQLGHNVKVGYFAQNQASLLDPNLTIFQTVDEVAEGDVRTQIKNILGAFMFQGEDIDKKVSVLSGGEKTRLAMVKLLLEPVNLLILDEPTNHLDLKSKDVLKEALRNFDGTLVLVSHDRDFLQGLSQKVFEFKDKRVIEHFETIDAFLERNRIKSIADLQLAK, encoded by the coding sequence ATGATTACAGTTGAAAATTTAGCCGTTGAATTTAGCGGTTCTGTCCTTTTTAGCGAAGTTTCCTTCGTTATTAATCCTACTGATAAAATTGCCCTTATGGGTAAAAATGGAGCGGGTAAATCCACAATGATGAAAATTATTGCTGGTGAACAAAAAGCGAATCGAGGCCATGTACGTGCACCTAAGGACGCCGTTATTGCTTATTTGCCGCAGCATTTACTTACCGAAGATAACTGTACCGTTTTCGAAGAAGCAGCCAAAGCATTCAAGCAGGTTTTTGAAATGCGTGCCGAGATGGAAAAACTGAATCTTGCGCTTGAAACCCGCACAGATTACGATAGTGATGAGTACATGGCGATCATCGAGCAGGTTACCGAAATAGGTGAAAAATATTACCAGCTGGAAGAAGTTAATTATGACGCCGAGGTTGAAAAAGCCCTGAAAGGATTAGGATTCAGGCCTGAGGATTTTCAAAGACAAACCAAGGAATTCAGTGGAGGATGGCGCATGCGTATTGAGCTTGCCAAAATATTATTGCAAAAGCCAGACCTTATTTTACTCGATGAGCCTACCAACCATATTGACATTGAGTCGGTGATGTGGCTGGAAGATTTTTTAGTGAATAAGGCCAATGCAGTAATGGTTATTTCTCACGACCGTGCCTTCATCGACAATATCACCAACCGTACGATTGAAGTGACCATGGGACGGATTTTTGACTATAAAGCCAACTATTCCCATTACTTGGTGTTGCGTGAGGAGCGCAGGTCACATCAGATTAAGGCCTATCAGGAACAGCAGAAAATGATTGCTGATAATATGCAATTCATTGAACGTTTCCGCGGAACGTATTCCAAAACCAACCAGGTTTCCTCGCGCGAACGCATGTTAGAGAAACTGGAAATTATTGAAATTGATGAAATTGATAATTCAGCCCTGAAACTTCGTTTTCCGCCTTCGCCGCGCTCAGGGGATTATCCTGTTACCGTGAAAGATGTCTCTAAATCCTACGGAGACCATGTCGTATTTAAAAATGCGAGCATGACTATTTCAAGAGGAGAAAAGGTGTCGTTTGTAGGTCGAAATGGAGAAGGTAAATCGACGATGATCAAGGCTATCATGGGCCAGATCGATGTTGACGGGACCTGTCAGCTTGGCCACAATGTCAAGGTTGGCTATTTTGCGCAAAACCAGGCATCGTTACTGGATCCTAACCTTACCATTTTTCAAACTGTGGACGAGGTAGCAGAAGGAGATGTAAGAACCCAGATCAAAAATATCTTGGGAGCCTTCATGTTTCAGGGTGAGGATATCGACAAGAAAGTAAGTGTACTGTCGGGTGGAGAAAAAACGCGTCTTGCCATGGTGAAGCTTTTGTTGGAACCTGTAAACCTTTTGATTCTTGATGAACCAACCAACCACCTGGATTTAAAGTCAAAAGATGTTTTGAAAGAAGCGCTTCGAAACTTTGATGGCACGTTGGTACTGGTATCTCATGATCGCGACTTTTTACAGGGCTTATCCCAAAAAGTTTTTGAGTTTAAAGACAAACGTGTAATCGAGCATTTTGAAACGATTGATGCTTTTCTGGAACGTAACCGGATAAAAAGTATAGCGGATCTTCAACTTGCCAAATAG
- a CDS encoding amidohydrolase family protein — MDRREFLALSAGVCLAPGSVQLSANQHTPIPIIDTHIHLFDTTRSQGVPWPEKNDKILYQPALPGRYRSIAEKLGITGAIAVEASPWLEDNRWLIDTAENDKIIVGVIGNLEPGNPDFAKQLGRFQQSPLFLGIRYGNLWGHDIASQLKNPGFISDLRSLAREELVLDTANPNPALLAAVVKLTDLVPDLKVVIDHLPQMSLPTDKAVEKLYEADLHELGQRPKVYVKISEVLRRVNGQIPTELSFYRARLDGLYNTFGEDRLLYGSDWPNSDQWLPFDMAGI; from the coding sequence ATGGACCGGAGAGAATTTCTTGCTTTATCTGCCGGCGTTTGCCTGGCACCTGGATCTGTGCAGTTAAGTGCAAACCAGCATACACCAATACCCATCATTGATACACACATACATTTGTTTGATACAACCCGTTCTCAGGGCGTGCCTTGGCCGGAGAAAAATGATAAAATTCTTTATCAACCCGCGCTCCCGGGCCGTTACCGAAGCATTGCAGAAAAGCTTGGAATTACCGGCGCCATTGCCGTGGAAGCCAGTCCATGGCTGGAGGACAACCGTTGGCTGATCGATACTGCCGAAAATGATAAAATTATTGTCGGCGTGATAGGTAATCTTGAACCAGGTAATCCGGATTTTGCCAAACAGCTCGGGCGTTTTCAGCAAAGTCCACTTTTCCTTGGCATCCGGTATGGAAATCTTTGGGGCCACGATATTGCAAGCCAACTAAAAAATCCCGGTTTTATTTCAGACCTTAGATCGCTTGCGCGGGAAGAATTGGTACTGGATACCGCAAACCCGAACCCAGCGCTGCTGGCTGCGGTAGTAAAGCTCACAGATCTGGTGCCTGATTTAAAAGTTGTGATTGATCATTTACCTCAGATGAGTCTACCGACAGACAAAGCGGTAGAAAAGTTGTACGAAGCAGATCTGCACGAGCTGGGACAAAGACCAAAAGTCTATGTGAAAATCTCTGAGGTTCTACGCCGCGTCAATGGCCAGATCCCAACGGAGCTGAGTTTCTACCGCGCGCGGCTGGACGGACTTTACAATACTTTTGGAGAAGACAGGCTGCTATACGGCAGTGACTGGCCCAACAGTGATCAATGGCTGCCTTTTGATATGGCCGGAATTTGA